The Bacteroidota bacterium DNA segment TAGGCCTGGAGTGCCACGAACGAGTTGAGGTACTCCGAAATCTGGTACACAGAGTTTATTGAAGTGCCGTATTACTATCGGGGTCTCAGGCTGGGCGGTTCCCGAGCGGAGCCGAGGGAGGGTGACTTTTTTGTGAAAAAAGTCACCCTGCGGTGCAAACCAAACTCGCAGTTTTGTGCAGAAGTTGAGGAAAAGGCATGATAAACCGGGCCCCTCGATAATCCTCATCCGGATGGCTTCCCCGACTTCATCGGGGTAAACTTTGGTCATTGAGCGCAGTCGAAATGCAGCCACCGGATTCGGCACACGGGGACTGTGTTTTACTGATTTCTGTTCACTGGTATTCCACTCACCACTCACCGATAAAATCGCACATCCACCTTTTCAACCGTGACGAGTCCGTGACTGCCGGCTTCTTCCATGAGGGAATCGAGTTGCGGAAGGAAGGATTGGATCCGGTCGGGATGATCGACGATTTCGATGAGCACGGGGAGGTCGGTGGACAGATCGAGGATGCCGGCTTTATGAATCTTGCTGGAGGCACCAAAACCCGCCTCGCCGCGGAAGACGGTGCAGCCTGCCAGATGGGCCGCCCGTGCCTGATTCAGAATGGTTTCCCACAAGGGATGGTGGTGAAGCGTATCGGACTCGCCGATAAAAATGCGCAGCAATTGAGCGTCACCGGTTTGCAACATGATCAGCCTCCTGCCGGACGGGCCAGCCAGATTCCGAGTATCACACCGGTCAGACAGAGCAGCACCGACCCGCCGGTGTTCAGGGCGGCCAGCAGATAATCGCCATTCCGCAGCAAGACAACCGTCTCCCAGGAAAAAGAAGAAAACGTGGTGAATCCGCCCAGAAAGCCGATGGCAATCAGCGGACGCCAGTAGGGAAACACCGGAAGACGATGTTCCATCCACGTGAGGAAAAATCCGATGATAAAGCTGCCCGCCACATTCACCAGAAGGGTTCCCCATGGAAACTCCGGACCCATCAGCCGGTTAACCCAGGACCCTGCCAGATAACGGGAAACCGCCCCGAGTCCGCCGCCAATGAAAATGGTCAGCAGCGTCATGATGGATCTCCTTCCTTCAGGTGCGGAAGCAGAAAGGCCAGAGCCCGTACCTCTGAGGCGTACATCGGACCCGGCTGAATGAATCCGACATGGCCGCCATGCGCCGGCATTTCCAGATGCAGGTAATCGGATCGCTCCGCCTGCTGAACGGGGAAACAGGGCGGGGCCAGAAACGTGTCATCGGCCGAACTGAAAATGAGAGTCGGACGGTTGATTTGGTGAAGTTCATGCCGGGAACTGGCGCGGTTCCAGTAATCTTCTGCATCCCGGAATCCGTGAATCGGAGCCGTGTACCGATCATCGAACGCACGGAAGGTTTTCACCTGATCGTATCCGGCCGATGAAATGCGATCAGGAAATTGCAATTCCTTCGCCTTCACCTTTTCACCCAGCATCCGCAGGAAGCGGATCATGAATAACTTATTCTTTGGTTTATCCAGTTCAATGGCCGAAGAGGTGAGATCAAGCGGAACGGAAATGGCCATGGCCGCACGGACTTCCGGCGGCACCCGATCGGATTGAACGCCGAGATATTTCAGCGTCATGTTTCCGCCGAGAGAAAATCCGACCAGACCGATGGACGAATACCCCTGCCGGATGGCGTGATGAATCACCGTTTCCAGATCGTCCCAGGCGGCGGAATGATACAGCCGGAATTGCCGGTTCATCTCACCCGAACATCCGCGGAAATTCCAGGCACAAGCAGAAACCCCTGCACCGGTAAACGCCCGTACCATTCCCTTCACATACGACCGGGTGGAATTGCCCTCGAGTCCGTGTGAAATAATAACCAGTTTCCGGTCGGAGACTTTGTACCAATCCAGATCGAGAAAATCATCATCCGGAGTGGCAATCCGTTCGCGGATGGGATCGGGAAGTGAAATTTTTCTGAAAAGCGACGGCCAGATGGATTGAACGTAGGGATTTCTGAGCCAGAATGGCGCCGGGTAGGTGGAGTGAATCAGTGGCATGAAGGAAGATAAAAACCGTGAAGGAGAAAACAGAATGCAGGAGACAGGTGTCAGGAGACATTATCCGGTGGCTGAGGTTCGACAGGCTCAATGACCGCTCGAAGCCACCGGTGGAGCCAGCAGCCAGCACCCAGCACCCAGAAGCCGGTGGCTACCTTTTCCCGACTTCATCGGGGTGAACTTTAAACTAAAGGACCGGCTCAATGACCAAGTCGATACCACCGGGCAGTGACTTAGCTAAAAGGATCAGTGCACAACCTCAGCTTTACATAATATCTTAGTTGCCATTGATTCTTTGATTCGATAGTATTGTCTGTACCAGTCATGGAGGTTCCAATGAATATTGAGGGTCTGACTAAACAGCAAATCACCCGGCTGCAATCGATCCTGAAGGGATTGAATACCTTTCCACCCATTTTTGGGGTTTATGGGGAAATCTGGTTTGCACTGAAAGAGGTTCTGATCAAGCGGGATGAACACTTTCCATTTAGAACTGAACCGGATTGCCATGCCTGGAATCCATTGATTGAATATGGACCTGCAGGTAAGAAACTCAGAAACTTTACCGATGGACAGGTAATTGACCTGGCATGGAAAATAGCAGCCGACAGAGGAGGGACTGAAATCCAGTACACCTATATGCGACGGGTGTGGGATCAGGAGGAACAGCAATGGGTCGATGAATGTCTGGATTTAACAGATCATGATATCGGATATCCGGCCAATACCATATCAAAAGAAGGCTTTGACCTGTGGTATAAGCAATAGCGGACCGGTCAGTTATCTAAAGTGATCAGGGCTTGCCTGCCTGCTCATGAGAATTCCGGATCGCTTCCCGGATGCTTTCCGGGGCGACAATGCGGATGTCGGTTCCAAATCCCATCAGCGACATGAGCAGTTCACGGGTTGGCCAGACTTTCAGCCGGAAGGTGGTCCAGTCATTATTCTTCTCCGGCAATTGGATTTGGGAATGATGCAATGGCTGGCTGATCAGGTAGGGGGTCAGATCAGGAGAGGCCTGAAATTCAATTTCCACTGGTTCATCATCCAGAACGGAAATGCCGAAGGCGTAGCGGAAATAATCAGCAGGCCGGAAATCGGTGGGTAATTCAAAGGTCTGTGAAGTCAGATCCACCCGGACAATCCGGTCGAGTCCGTAAATCCGCACTTTCTTCCGTTCCACATTCCGGGCAATCAGATACCACCGCAGCCGGTAAGATTTCAGCAGATAGGGTTCCACCATAAGAGAAACACCCGATTCATAGTCGAAGGAATGATAGCCGAGGGTAATCTGCTTCCGTTCTTTGATCGCCCGGTAAAGGGGTTCCAGCCATTCTGTGCCTGAAGCGACAGGATTGTGTTCAAACTGAATCACCGGCCATTCATCGGTGGCTTTATCCAATCCGGCGAGAGCCAGGGTATTGATAATGTCAGCATAATGACGGAATAGCGGTGTGCTGGCCAGTTGTGACAGAATGTCTGATGCAAACTTGATGGCTTCCAGTTCGTCGTTTTGCAAGGGCAGGGAACGGATTGAATACTCCGGATCGGTATAGTAGTATCCCTTTTCGGTTGCATGCCAGGCAATCGGGGCGCGATACCCGAGGGCTTCATCGAAGCGCATGGCATTCAGATCCTTTTCAACTGTTGACTTCGAAACCGGTATTCCCATGACCTCCAGGCATTTTGCAATGATGTCATCAATTCCAGGGTACTTTTTATACTTATTGGTCAGCAGATCGTCAATGATCCGGTAACGGATGATGGCAAATTTATTAGATGGCATGGTTCAGATTTGGGGTCTGGTTCGTAAATAGGTTACGGTTCGGTCTCCGACACTTACATGGTAAGAAGGAAATCCCAATAACTTCAACTTAAGTTGGCTGATTTGAAAAAGTTAAAACCCAAGTTAATGAAAAATTAACAATGGAAACAGGCTGACCTGTTTAAAGGAAAAGGGTCGGCTCTTACATTTAACCTCTTCACTTAAAACGAGTATATCATGGCAACACCACGGTTTCTTACCAAGTCCCGCTTCAAAATCGGACTGGAATGTCCGGATAAGCTGTATTTCGTGCATCATGCCGATCAATTTCCCAGTCAGAAGCTGGACGATGAATTCCTGCTGGCATTGGCTGAAGGGGGCTATCAGGTGGGCGAGTTGGCCAAGCTGAAGTTCGCTGGCGGAACTGAAATTACAGACCCGGGACACCTGAAACCGGTGGAAACCACACAGGCCCTGCTGGCTGCCGGGGATTGCACACTGTATGAAGCGGCTTTTCGTTTTAAAAACCTGTTTATCCGAGCAGATGTAATCGTAAAAACCGGGACTCACATCGATCTGTTCGAAGTCAAAGCCAAATCCTGGTTACCGGAAACGGAATTCTGGAATAAGGACCACTCAGCGATCAGAGGGGGATGGCAGTCCTATCTGTACGATGTGGCCTTTCAGGAATGGGTGATTCAGCAGGCCATGCCGGGATTCACCACTACACCACACCTGGTACTTGTGGATAAATCGAAACTGGCTGCTGCCGATCAGCTGAATCAAAAGTTCAGAGTACAGCGGAACAACGGACGGATTTCCATCCGGGTGGATGAGCAAAAACCGGTGGATACCAACCTGCTGGTGTCGTTAAATGTGTCACGCGAGGCCCAATTTCTGCGCAATTCTGATCTGACCGTGGGTGATCAGTCCCTTTCGTTTCCGGAGGCTGTTTTTTTATTGGCAGATGGATATGAGAAAGGGTCTTTCTTTAACCGGCCGGTTAACAGAACCTGTCAGGATTGTGAATACCGGGCGACGCCCGATCAGCGGAAAGAAGGAAAATCGGATGGATTTGAATATTGCTGGATGAAGAAGGAAGGATTTACCCCACCCGATTTTTTGAAACCCATGATTTTTGAAATCTGGAATTACCGGAAAAAGGATGATTTGATTGTGGAAAAACGATTTTTCCTGGATCAGTTGAACCGGGCCGATGTGGGAACCACAGATACCGGAGAAAGGCAATGGCTGCAAATTGAGAAACGGGCATCGGGCGACCAGACACCCTGGATCGATCATGACTTTCTGAGGCACGAATTTTCCCGTCTCACCTTTCCTGTTCACATGATCGATTTTGAAACCAGTTCGGTGGCCATTCCCTTTTTCAAAGGCCAAAAACCCTATCAGATGGTGGCGTTTCAGTTCTCGCACCATGTCATTGAATCGGATGGATCGGTTCGTCATGCCGGACAGTGGTTGCAGGATGAACCGGGCGTGTTTCCCAATTTTGATTTCGTCCGTGCGCTGAAGGCCGAACTGGACAAGGATACCGGGACCATATTCCGCTATGCGACGCATGAAAACACGGTACTGAATCAGATCAGAGATCAGCTGGAACAATCGGAAGAACCTGACCGGCAGGAACTCATTGATTTTCTCGAATCCATCACGAAGAAAAAAACCGGTAAAGAAGTCTATGAAGGCGAACGAAACATGGTGGATTTACGGGAATGGGTAGTGAAGGCATTTTATTCCCCGCTGATGAAAGGTTCGAATTCCATAAAAAAAGTGCTCCCGGCGGTCATTCATCATTCCAAATTCTTGCAGACTACCTATTCCGGCACCCGATACGGAACACAAATCCCCAGTCTGAATTTCAACGGACAGTGCTGGGTGGAACGGGATGAATACGGTACCATCCGGAATCCATACGATTTATTGCCACCGGTGTTTGAACAAGAGGATTTGCTGGAACTGGCCGTAACCGAAAACGGACAGTCGCTGGCCGATGGCGGAGCCGCCATGACGGCGTGGGCCAAACTGCAATTTGAAGACGTTCTCACAGAAGAACGCCAGCGGATCCGCCAGGGACTGTTCCGCTACTGCGAATTAGATACCCTCGCCATGGTGATGGTGTGGGAGTGGTTCAGGGAAAATGCGGTTGCAGGCAGTGCCTATTAAAACAACTGGTATATGAAAAGAGAGGGTGACAAATGAAAGTGTATTTTTCACATGGGAAAGAAAGTGGTCCTTGGGGTACAAAGATTACCAGACTTGCAGCTATCGCGATAAAGCAGGGTCATCAGGTAGAAAGCATCGACTATACGGATATTCCTGATCCGGATTCGAGAGTTGAACTTCTGTTGAATGTATTGAATCAATCAGTGGATGACTTTGCGCTGGTTGGGTCCAGCATGGGGGGATATGTATCTTTGGTTGCATCAGAGCGGGTTGAGGCTAAGGGGGTATTTTTACTGGCGCCTGCATTGTACATTCCAGGGTTTGAAAAACAAACTTACAGTAAGAGGACCCATGTAGAAATTGTTCACGGCTGGTCTGATGAAATTATACCGCCAGATAATTCAATAAAGTTTGCGAGGAGTGTGAGCTGTGCATTGCATTTAATTTCTGGCGATCATCGGTTGAACTCGTCCTTAGAAGTGATTGAAGGATTATTTCAGCAGTTTCTTTTCTTTCTGGCGCCTCACAAAATAGCAGATCGGACTGGCTGATGAATACAGCGTGATCATGACCATAAATGAAGCAAAATCTAAAAGTATTAAAATCTGTGCTCTTCCGGTGCAGGAGTTGGTTCTGGAGAGGAAGACATGTAAAACAGCAGGATGATAGACACCAAAGAATGTGGGCAGATACCGGGGATAAATGAACCATGGTATGGGAGTGGTTCATGGAAAATGTGTAAGTAAAATGGTAGATAATTTAATTTTTGAATACATTTAGAGCAGAAGTATTATTTGAACTATCTTGTTTTCGATTCATTAAACATAACTTCAAAGGTGAATATAAAATGGATTCTGAATTATCAATAACAGACATTATTTCGTGTGTTCCAGAGATAGAGAACCTTACTGTTAGATTTGATGAGTTCAATCCCCTTAAGGTACTTGGCGTAACCGAAGGAGAAATCAGACATTCAAATATCATTTCATGGTTATTGAATCCGAAATCGAATCACGGGTTCGGATCACACTTTTTTAAATCATTCATCAGAACTGTTCTAGTGTCAAGTGAAAATGAGTCTAATGAATCGGCATCAGATTTTTTGAAAAAAATAATATTAGGTGATTACACAGATATTCAAGTTCATAGAGAACTATCAAATATTGATATTTTTTGCATTTCAGAAAAAAACCAAATTGCCATAATTATTGAGAATAAGTATAATTCGGGGGAGCACAGTGATCAGTTAGCAAGGTATTTATCAAGAGCTAAGTCTCAGTATAGGGACTTCACTGTTATTCCAATTTTACTTTCCTTGGAGGGATTGAAACCATCCCAATCTGAGTACTTTGCGGCTTCTTATCAACAAATATTAGACTCAATTGAACAAGTCTTTGAAATATTTAATAGAAGAATACCTATTCCAATTCATGATTTTATCAAATACTATCAGACCATTATCAAGGAGAAAATTATGGGAGACCAAGCTTTACAAGATATCGCTCGTAGAATCTACAAGGATAATAAGACAGCTATTGACTTTATTTATTCAGTTGGAAATGCAATAGATATTTCAATAGCTGGTAAAAAGTTTTCAGAAAAGAGGGATAATCTTAAAGTTATTTGGGGAAACCCACTCTGGTTTTCCTTTGTGGATGTCGACTTTATTATCAAAAATAAAATGAAACATCAATGGGCAGGGGGAAATCCGGTCCAGTATTGGATTCAGCCAGTTGATAACAAACTTAAAATAGGTATAGAAGTCGGACCATTTGATAGTGGCAACGACCGTCTTTCATTTCTCCTCGAAATTGAGAGGGCTGGTTGCAAATTACGTCCATCATCCAAAACAGAAACCGGTGTTTTTACGCGTTTATATACCACAACTATTGATATAAAAGATTTCCATGATAATGATGAGTTGGAAGAAAAAATCCGAATACTTTATGAAAATACAGAACTAAGGAAAATTGCAGACTTTCTTAAAGAGGCCATTAAATCGCATAGTTCTTTTTGGTAATGCTAAAAAAGCATGACTACTAAGTAAATAAGACTATTCGGTCGTTTATGACAACCGATTTCAAGTCTCCCCCCTCACATCCATTACGGACAGGGCACAACACCTTTGTAAAAAAAAGGAGTGCCCATGGTCCATCCCGAAAACAACACCCGACACCATTACTGCCCTTCCTGTGACAACAAACAGACGTTCACGTTTAAGCAAATTGTGAATGCCGTCACCGAACCCGATCTCTTCGAGCGTATCGACAAGGGGGAACTCAATTCATTTATTTGCCAGCAGTGCGGAACAACGGTTAAAGTCCCCTGCGCCTGGTATCTGATAGACACCATGCATCAGGCGTATGCCATTGTGGTTCCCGAGGATGCACACGCTGACCCCATCTTTTACTTCGATTGGTCGGAATCCAATCTTCAGATGGAATTTGATCTCCAGAATACCTACAGGTGGAATATCCATTTTCAGATTTGCTTTGGCCTGGAACAGCTTCTTCAGTATCTCATTTTCAAAGTGGGATATGTGAACTTCCGGAAGGATATCCGCTCGTATTGCCAGACCATCCAACTGCCGAAAGCCTTCCGTGACCGCTTTTCCCGCTGGCCGAAACGCCGGCTGGAACGCCTGTATCGTCTGGCAATGATGTTACCAATGGCGATGATGCCGGAACAGGATGTTCATGCGCGACTCCGGGCCCTTGGAAACCATGTCCATCACGACTGCAAATTGAACCTGCCCGACTCGGATGTGCATCTGTCTGAACTTATCCGTGATATGCGAAAAACCGGCCTGCTCATGGATGTGGCCGGTCCCACCATTCTGCAACGAAATCCGGACTGGGTCGTGGAAGAAATCCCCGATGATCAGTGAACTGGAAATTCGGTCACTTTTACTCTCTCATCAGAAAACAGGAGACAAAAAACCATGTCAACAAACGAACACTTCGAGAACATGAAATCCACTGTGTCTGAACAGGACATTCAGAAAATTAATAACAACCTGGGACCGATGCAGCGCGGTCCGGTTGCAGATATCTGGGATAAGGTGATGGCTTTATGGCGGATGATTCAGGATCCGAATGCTCCCTGGGGAGGAAAGGCGCTGGCCATCGCTGCGCTGCTGTACCTGATTTCCCCCATCGATGCCGTGCCGGACTTCATCCCCTTTGCCGGGTTGATGGATGATGTGGGAATTATTTTATGGACGTTTGCCCAACTGGCATTGGATCTGGATAAATACACGAAGTGCAGATAATGACCGACAGCTCAGATACCATGCCGGGTGCCGTAAGTACCGATGACTGGATGAGACATCTTCCATCGGATGCAGGTACCCGTATTCTGGCAAGCCGGCCGGTGGTTATTCAATCGCTCACGTTTCTTCATGAAGTCTGGTTGTGGGAAGGGGTCATCGGGGAAAGTCTCATTATCCCGGTCACTTCTTTCGCAGAAAAATTCAGCTTGTTTGAGATCGAAACCCTTTGCCGGGAATCCGGATTGATCAACCAGTCCAGGAGTCTCACCTTGCAACAATCTGAGCCCGGCCTCCTGTTTCTGAATTTTAACATCAGATTATTGGAAGAGGAGCGGTAAGTTGCAACATTGAAGCAGGCGTTTTCTAATCTCTTCATTTAACAAGTTTTTCGACATAAACGATTGAATAGAACCGAAAGTACCACACATGTCAACATTTGAAATAACGCACAAGTCCGATAACGATAAAGTGTTTTCAGCCATTCAGGAGTTTGCATTTGAGTTCAGAAGACATCCAACTTTTTGGATGAAGGAAATAGACTATCAATGCGAATTGTATTCACGGTTGGTTGAAAAATTTCGGGGTGAGACAATCAGGAACATCGAACACACAGAATACCAGAAACAATGCGATATTAATAAGGGAATTTCGGTCAGACGGGTTTCGTGTGAGCCAAATATACCTGGTTTACACTATCAGTCCTACCCGGATATTGTTGTATGGAGGAATAAAGCAGAACAAGACCGTGACCTATTAAAGTGGACAAATCTGAAGCCGCAATTTATCATTGAAATCAAACAACGGTTTGGTTCTGAAGATTATAAATCAACCATGGATTACGAAAAGTACAAAGGGGAACTATCTGAGAGTGCGGACCACATTATTCTTCTCGATTTTGTTACCAAATCAAAGGGAGAGAATAAACCAGACGGGTTAAGTACTGACTGGAAAAAAATCGTGGATCCAGCAGATCTATTATACTATAAATTTAGGTGATTAGGGAATTTCCGGACCAAAGTGAATTTTACACAATAGTTGATACAAGTTTTCTTTTCTATGATTATATCTAAATTCCATTTCCTTTAAATACAATGGAAAGTTCTCTTTGCCTACACCATGATACTTTTGAAAGCGTTCTTTTGCAAAGGACCAAAATCCCTCAAGACCATTAATATGGATTCGTTTCTTTGCATACTCACGTGAATGATCAATTTTGTGATGTTTACCATAAAATTTCAAGGACTTATAGGATCGAAATTTATCTGTGAAGAAAACACTTCCTTTTTCAGTATGAGCAATTATTTCATTCAAAAGCGTTTGAGCTTCGACATTCTCTACAACCGTTGTGAAAACCTTACCCTTTCTTTCCAAAAGACCAAAAACGATGGTTTTGCCAGCAGATCCGCGTCCTCTGGTTCCCTTTCGATGGCCACCAAAGTAAGATTCATCACACTCTATTTCGCCATGAAGTTCCTGAAAGTCAACATCAATAAAACCAGCTATCTCTGCTCTCAATTGCTTAAATATCTTACTAACTGTTTTGTAATCGATTCCCAAATCCCTGGCCGTTTAATTGGCTGTAATTTCCAAGCAAAAGTAGTGAATTGCTGCCAGTTCATTTTTAAGACTCCTTGGACTTAATCGATGACCACAGTCGGAACATTTGAAGCGTCCATCACCAAGTATGTAAAGTTTTTGTCCCTTACATTTGATACACGTTTTACCAGAAATAATCTCATTTATATTTTCAATCATAACGCTGATAAGGTAACCCTTAGTCCGGAAATTCCCTAATCACCTAAATTTATATCGATTACCATCGAATCAAATTTGGATCACCTGAACATGAATGGAAGAAATGATTAATTTGTAAACTGCCATGGGTAGTTTTATTAACCTGGTGCCTGAGGTTCTCGAAGGCACCGGAATCGAGGGCATTGTGCCGGAAAGACCCTTGCCCCTTCGGGTGCCTCAGGGTCCGGGTTTTTTCGGTGGCTGCCCTTCCCCGACTTCATCGGGGTAAACTTAAAACTCATTACCACTCGAAGGCACCGGAAAAGAAATCACCACCTACCGGACCCTTCGAGAACCTCAGGGTCCGGTTTATACCGGAACCTCAGGG contains these protein-coding regions:
- a CDS encoding alpha/beta hydrolase; this translates as MKVYFSHGKESGPWGTKITRLAAIAIKQGHQVESIDYTDIPDPDSRVELLLNVLNQSVDDFALVGSSMGGYVSLVASERVEAKGVFLLAPALYIPGFEKQTYSKRTHVEIVHGWSDEIIPPDNSIKFARSVSCALHLISGDHRLNSSLEVIEGLFQQFLFFLAPHKIADRTG
- a CDS encoding DUF2779 domain-containing protein; protein product: MATPRFLTKSRFKIGLECPDKLYFVHHADQFPSQKLDDEFLLALAEGGYQVGELAKLKFAGGTEITDPGHLKPVETTQALLAAGDCTLYEAAFRFKNLFIRADVIVKTGTHIDLFEVKAKSWLPETEFWNKDHSAIRGGWQSYLYDVAFQEWVIQQAMPGFTTTPHLVLVDKSKLAAADQLNQKFRVQRNNGRISIRVDEQKPVDTNLLVSLNVSREAQFLRNSDLTVGDQSLSFPEAVFLLADGYEKGSFFNRPVNRTCQDCEYRATPDQRKEGKSDGFEYCWMKKEGFTPPDFLKPMIFEIWNYRKKDDLIVEKRFFLDQLNRADVGTTDTGERQWLQIEKRASGDQTPWIDHDFLRHEFSRLTFPVHMIDFETSSVAIPFFKGQKPYQMVAFQFSHHVIESDGSVRHAGQWLQDEPGVFPNFDFVRALKAELDKDTGTIFRYATHENTVLNQIRDQLEQSEEPDRQELIDFLESITKKKTGKEVYEGERNMVDLREWVVKAFYSPLMKGSNSIKKVLPAVIHHSKFLQTTYSGTRYGTQIPSLNFNGQCWVERDEYGTIRNPYDLLPPVFEQEDLLELAVTENGQSLADGGAAMTAWAKLQFEDVLTEERQRIRQGLFRYCELDTLAMVMVWEWFRENAVAGSAY
- a CDS encoding alpha/beta fold hydrolase, with amino-acid sequence MPLIHSTYPAPFWLRNPYVQSIWPSLFRKISLPDPIRERIATPDDDFLDLDWYKVSDRKLVIISHGLEGNSTRSYVKGMVRAFTGAGVSACAWNFRGCSGEMNRQFRLYHSAAWDDLETVIHHAIRQGYSSIGLVGFSLGGNMTLKYLGVQSDRVPPEVRAAMAISVPLDLTSSAIELDKPKNKLFMIRFLRMLGEKVKAKELQFPDRISSAGYDQVKTFRAFDDRYTAPIHGFRDAEDYWNRASSRHELHQINRPTLIFSSADDTFLAPPCFPVQQAERSDYLHLEMPAHGGHVGFIQPGPMYASEVRALAFLLPHLKEGDPS
- a CDS encoding WYL domain-containing protein, yielding MPSNKFAIIRYRIIDDLLTNKYKKYPGIDDIIAKCLEVMGIPVSKSTVEKDLNAMRFDEALGYRAPIAWHATEKGYYYTDPEYSIRSLPLQNDELEAIKFASDILSQLASTPLFRHYADIINTLALAGLDKATDEWPVIQFEHNPVASGTEWLEPLYRAIKERKQITLGYHSFDYESGVSLMVEPYLLKSYRLRWYLIARNVERKKVRIYGLDRIVRVDLTSQTFELPTDFRPADYFRYAFGISVLDDEPVEIEFQASPDLTPYLISQPLHHSQIQLPEKNNDWTTFRLKVWPTRELLMSLMGFGTDIRIVAPESIREAIRNSHEQAGKP
- the crcB gene encoding fluoride efflux transporter CrcB, translating into MTLLTIFIGGGLGAVSRYLAGSWVNRLMGPEFPWGTLLVNVAGSFIIGFFLTWMEHRLPVFPYWRPLIAIGFLGGFTTFSSFSWETVVLLRNGDYLLAALNTGGSVLLCLTGVILGIWLARPAGG
- a CDS encoding IS1595 family transposase, translated to MGIDYKTVSKIFKQLRAEIAGFIDVDFQELHGEIECDESYFGGHRKGTRGRGSAGKTIVFGLLERKGKVFTTVVENVEAQTLLNEIIAHTEKGSVFFTDKFRSYKSLKFYGKHHKIDHSREYAKKRIHINGLEGFWSFAKERFQKYHGVGKENFPLYLKEMEFRYNHRKENLYQLLCKIHFGPEIP
- a CDS encoding DUF1232 domain-containing protein is translated as MSTNEHFENMKSTVSEQDIQKINNNLGPMQRGPVADIWDKVMALWRMIQDPNAPWGGKALAIAALLYLISPIDAVPDFIPFAGLMDDVGIILWTFAQLALDLDKYTKCR
- a CDS encoding DUF190 domain-containing protein, with the translated sequence MLQTGDAQLLRIFIGESDTLHHHPLWETILNQARAAHLAGCTVFRGEAGFGASSKIHKAGILDLSTDLPVLIEIVDHPDRIQSFLPQLDSLMEEAGSHGLVTVEKVDVRFYR
- a CDS encoding PD-(D/E)XK nuclease family protein, yielding MDSELSITDIISCVPEIENLTVRFDEFNPLKVLGVTEGEIRHSNIISWLLNPKSNHGFGSHFFKSFIRTVLVSSENESNESASDFLKKIILGDYTDIQVHRELSNIDIFCISEKNQIAIIIENKYNSGEHSDQLARYLSRAKSQYRDFTVIPILLSLEGLKPSQSEYFAASYQQILDSIEQVFEIFNRRIPIPIHDFIKYYQTIIKEKIMGDQALQDIARRIYKDNKTAIDFIYSVGNAIDISIAGKKFSEKRDNLKVIWGNPLWFSFVDVDFIIKNKMKHQWAGGNPVQYWIQPVDNKLKIGIEVGPFDSGNDRLSFLLEIERAGCKLRPSSKTETGVFTRLYTTTIDIKDFHDNDELEEKIRILYENTELRKIADFLKEAIKSHSSFW